A section of the Leptotrichia buccalis C-1013-b genome encodes:
- the mvk gene encoding mevalonate kinase, translating into MKKGIGKSHSKIILIGEHSVVYGYPAIAIPLKKIGIECIVEEAKSSCFHNKTDTLSVALFTALKYLKKENAKIKYKVTSQIPPKRGMGSSAAVSIVAIRAVFDYFGENLEDELLEKLVHTAEIVAHSTPSGLDAKTCLSDKAIKFIKNKGFSYIDLNLDAYLVIADTGIYGNTSEAIQNVKNLGSNADSSLKKLGKLTDEMAKILTENIQSKEEKVNKIGKIMTKANIELRNLNITIEKTDLFVKTAIENGASGAKISGGGLGGCVIALAKNLDIVEKIKEGLIKCGAENIWMEKI; encoded by the coding sequence ATGAAAAAAGGTATCGGAAAATCACACAGTAAAATAATATTAATTGGAGAACATTCTGTTGTTTACGGCTATCCTGCCATCGCTATTCCACTAAAAAAAATTGGAATTGAATGTATTGTGGAAGAAGCCAAAAGCAGCTGTTTCCATAATAAGACAGATACTCTTTCAGTTGCTCTTTTTACTGCGTTAAAATATTTAAAAAAAGAAAATGCAAAAATAAAATATAAAGTTACCTCTCAAATCCCTCCAAAACGTGGAATGGGATCTTCAGCGGCAGTAAGTATTGTGGCAATTCGTGCTGTATTTGATTATTTTGGAGAAAATTTGGAAGATGAATTGCTGGAAAAACTGGTTCACACGGCAGAAATTGTAGCCCACAGTACACCAAGCGGACTGGATGCCAAAACTTGCCTTAGCGACAAAGCCATAAAATTTATAAAGAACAAGGGATTTTCATACATTGACTTAAATCTTGATGCATACCTTGTAATTGCAGACACAGGAATTTATGGCAATACAAGCGAAGCAATTCAGAATGTTAAAAATTTAGGAAGTAATGCTGACAGTTCTTTAAAGAAATTAGGAAAATTGACAGATGAAATGGCTAAAATCTTAACTGAAAATATTCAATCCAAAGAAGAAAAAGTCAATAAAATAGGGAAAATTATGACAAAGGCAAACATAGAACTCAGAAATTTGAACATAACCATTGAAAAAACAGACTTATTTGTAAAAACAGCAATTGAAAATGGAGCAAGTGGAGCAAAAATTTCTGGTGGAGGATTAGGAGGCTGTGTAATTGCACTTGCAAAAAATTTGGATATTGTAGAAAAGATAAAAGAAGGACTGATAAAATGTGGAGCGGAAAATATTTGGATGGAGAAAATTTAA
- a CDS encoding type II toxin-antitoxin system RelB/DinJ family antitoxin → MAQAMINFRIDENIKKEMEKICREMGMSMTTAFTIFATKVTKEKRIPFEITADPFYSESNMRYLEKVIADIESGKAKLVEHDLIEE, encoded by the coding sequence ATGGCACAGGCAATGATTAATTTTCGTATTGATGAAAATATCAAAAAAGAAATGGAAAAAATATGCCGTGAAATGGGAATGTCAATGACAACTGCATTTACGATATTTGCCACTAAAGTTACTAAAGAAAAAAGAATACCTTTTGAAATTACTGCAGATCCGTTTTATTCTGAAAGTAATATGAGATATTTAGAAAAAGTTATTGCAGATATTGAATCAGGAAAAGCAAAATTAGTAGAACATGATTTAATAGAAGAATAA
- a CDS encoding site-specific DNA-methyltransferase, protein MENNKIKKEINDIVNDNLKALEQLFPSAVKDGQLDIKALKEELGDFEEVTTEKYELNWSGKQNAKKIVQQGIGNKTLKFVAKDSKNADTTENIYIEGDNLEVLKLLRQNYYNSIKMIYIDPPYNTGNDFVYNDTFKMDKEESDKAEGIISENNEKLQKNQKSTNRYHANWLNMMYPRLKLARDLLTDDGVIFISIDDNEQANLKRLCDEIFGEENFVEIFSWQKTSTPPNLSKKTKKSVEYILCYQKNECKTLKGLVKESKSTNGLMNQSNSIGTLVFPHESVETSIKNEKLEKGIYGTESYVIELLSDVEIRNGKFLNDIILKGKFKWSQDYLEEQIKLGTKIFIKTKALSPSYEKEEYDPEKPWNIIDKNFGVGTNENASDELDNLFYKNFSDKLYPKPTSLITYLLNMLELENNIILDFFSGSATTAHAIMQLNSEDDGNRKYIMVQLPETTDEKSEAFKAGYKNIADIGKERIRRAGEKIKQEIEEYNSNLKLEEEPKKVPDIGFKVFKVDDTNIKWYDLENFNEESQYSFDDPDSLDFVLGSNDIDIVYEIMLRQNDVPLSENLEVLTNIGNRTYLYASTYLICLETEITEEMVEKLASLEPLPIKFVFRDSAFKDNISLKDETFRKLRSLIERNSGESKVSYRVEFI, encoded by the coding sequence ATGGAAAATAATAAAATAAAAAAAGAGATAAATGACATAGTAAATGACAATTTAAAAGCACTGGAGCAATTATTTCCATCTGCTGTAAAGGATGGACAGCTGGATATAAAGGCATTGAAGGAAGAGCTGGGAGATTTTGAAGAAGTAACAACTGAAAAATATGAGTTAAACTGGTCAGGGAAACAAAATGCAAAAAAAATAGTACAGCAGGGAATTGGAAACAAAACATTGAAATTTGTAGCAAAAGATAGTAAAAATGCTGATACAACAGAAAATATCTATATCGAGGGAGATAATCTGGAAGTATTGAAACTGTTAAGACAGAATTATTACAACTCAATAAAAATGATATATATTGACCCGCCGTATAATACAGGAAATGATTTTGTCTACAATGATACTTTTAAAATGGATAAGGAAGAAAGTGACAAGGCAGAGGGAATAATATCAGAAAATAACGAAAAACTGCAAAAAAATCAGAAGTCAACTAACAGATACCATGCAAACTGGCTGAATATGATGTATCCAAGATTGAAACTGGCTAGAGATTTACTTACTGATGATGGCGTTATATTTATAAGTATTGATGATAATGAGCAGGCTAACCTGAAGAGATTGTGTGATGAGATTTTTGGGGAGGAGAATTTTGTAGAAATATTTAGTTGGCAAAAAACTTCAACACCTCCTAATTTATCTAAGAAAACTAAAAAAAGTGTGGAATATATTTTATGTTATCAGAAAAATGAATGTAAAACTTTAAAAGGACTAGTAAAAGAAAGTAAAAGTACTAATGGATTAATGAATCAATCAAATTCAATAGGAACTTTGGTATTTCCGCATGAAAGTGTTGAAACTTCAATAAAAAATGAGAAGTTAGAAAAAGGAATATATGGAACAGAGAGTTATGTTATAGAACTTTTAAGTGATGTAGAAATTAGGAATGGAAAATTTTTGAATGATATAATATTAAAAGGGAAATTTAAATGGAGTCAAGATTATTTAGAAGAGCAAATAAAATTAGGAACAAAAATTTTTATAAAGACAAAAGCATTGTCTCCATCATATGAAAAAGAAGAATACGATCCTGAAAAACCATGGAATATAATAGATAAAAATTTTGGCGTTGGAACAAATGAGAATGCTTCAGATGAATTAGATAATTTATTTTATAAAAATTTTTCAGATAAATTATATCCAAAACCAACAAGTTTAATTACATATTTATTAAATATGTTAGAATTAGAAAACAACATTATTCTTGATTTTTTCTCAGGCTCAGCAACAACAGCTCATGCCATTATGCAGTTAAACAGTGAAGATGATGGAAACAGAAAATATATAATGGTTCAGTTACCTGAAACTACTGATGAAAAATCAGAAGCATTTAAGGCAGGGTATAAAAATATAGCAGATATTGGAAAAGAAAGGATCAGACGTGCTGGAGAAAAGATAAAACAGGAAATAGAAGAATATAATTCTAATTTGAAACTGGAAGAAGAGCCTAAAAAAGTTCCAGATATTGGATTTAAAGTATTTAAAGTAGATGATACAAATATAAAATGGTATGACTTGGAAAATTTCAATGAAGAAAGTCAATATTCTTTTGATGACCCTGATTCATTGGATTTTGTACTTGGAAGCAATGATATTGATATTGTTTATGAAATAATGTTAAGACAGAATGATGTTCCGTTGTCAGAAAATCTGGAAGTGTTGACAAATATTGGAAATAGAACTTATCTGTATGCAAGTACATATCTGATTTGCCTTGAAACAGAAATAACAGAGGAAATGGTAGAAAAATTAGCTTCATTAGAGCCGTTACCAATAAAATTTGTATTCAGAGATTCAGCATTTAAGGATAATATTTCATTGAAGGATGAGACTTTTAGGAAGTTGAGAAGTTTGATTGAGAGAAATTCGGGAGAGAGTAAGGTTAGTTATAGGGTTGAGTTTATTTAA
- a CDS encoding helicase-related protein, producing the protein MENSAKKFIEKINEVLAEKENAVVNIINDKLTISVFTALEKNLKNVKEINFIIRDTKFIPKNDEISREFEITPNDILYNSYDIKEKNKLKHFAEAKAMYDFIKNNVNVRKVKPYQKVNGNILIIDDDFMIQGTSSLEIYEKRANRYDFDTTIKGEAEKSQILGMSRIYDEIWNNNDVTQDYKQELLESLEFVYKNYNPEFLYYFTLNELFGDKLDSGVERFENDSDKFKKTEIWNSLFDFQKDCVVSAIQKLQKYGGCIIADSVGLGKTFEALAVIKYFEIRNDNVLVLTPAKLYDNWRSFTGNYKDSFLNEMFNYKIMFHTDLSRTKGESKSGYELSRFDWSKFDLVVIDESHNFRNRIAKYDENDELIMNRYFKLLHDVIKSGKNTKVLLLSATPVNNSLVDLKNQISIITSDHDDAFSEQGISSVGYLLKKATQVINDWEKEGSQKKDELLDNLPSDFYKLLEMMTISRSRKHITNYYGTKNIGKFPQKNKPITYYPEIDSQNQLLNFKNTNSILEELNLSVYTPTKFIKSEKLNYYINKYKLSGNRGGKMDFDTQSKGLVYLHRTNLFKRLESSVFSFSETLKRLIENIDQTIENLNKGQQIEENLDVENEDEIYIERSKYEIKVEDLRINAYLEELYNDRDIVKRIYDETLILLKEDRDNKIHELEKIVGNKVDNTPYNPGNRKILIFTAFADTANYIYSKLLKKFERKNISIASVTGKGVKTSNKKVKEDFHSILSAFSPKSKLKIEIPQDEQIDIIVATDCISEGQNLQDCDTVINFDIQWNPVSLIQRFGRIDRIGSKNDNIQMINFFPNADLNEYLDLERRVKGKMTTLNIASTGDEDMLNPEMNDFNFRKRQLKKLKEEVIDIEDTNENISLTDLNMNEYLYELSNYVNNHKEINKIPKGIYSVTEGEQKGVLFCFKHSKNDAKPKNDSSLYPYYLIFVDNNKEILFKNSQAREVIKLFRQLCYEKNEVQEKILKEFFKDTKNATEMGFYSELLNTAVNSIKGEEEEKAVQTVFDFSGFNNNFKDDTTDDFELISFLVVG; encoded by the coding sequence ATGGAAAATTCAGCGAAAAAATTTATTGAAAAGATAAATGAAGTTTTGGCAGAAAAAGAGAATGCTGTGGTAAATATCATTAATGATAAATTAACCATATCAGTTTTTACGGCATTGGAAAAAAATTTAAAAAATGTGAAGGAAATAAATTTTATTATAAGAGATACAAAGTTTATTCCTAAAAATGATGAAATATCAAGAGAATTTGAGATAACGCCTAATGATATTTTGTATAATTCTTATGATATAAAGGAAAAAAATAAGTTAAAGCATTTTGCTGAGGCAAAGGCTATGTATGATTTTATAAAAAATAACGTAAATGTCAGAAAAGTAAAGCCATATCAGAAAGTAAATGGGAATATTTTAATAATTGATGATGATTTTATGATTCAGGGGACGTCATCACTTGAAATATATGAAAAAAGGGCAAATCGCTATGATTTTGATACAACAATAAAAGGAGAAGCAGAAAAATCCCAAATACTTGGCATGTCGAGAATATATGATGAAATTTGGAATAATAATGATGTAACACAGGATTATAAACAGGAATTATTAGAAAGCCTTGAATTTGTTTATAAAAATTATAATCCTGAATTTTTGTATTACTTCACGTTAAATGAACTTTTTGGAGATAAGCTAGACAGTGGAGTTGAGAGATTTGAAAATGATAGTGATAAATTTAAAAAGACTGAAATTTGGAATTCACTTTTTGATTTTCAGAAAGACTGTGTCGTTTCTGCTATACAAAAACTTCAGAAATATGGAGGATGTATAATTGCTGATTCAGTAGGATTGGGAAAAACATTTGAAGCACTTGCTGTGATTAAATATTTTGAAATAAGAAATGATAATGTATTAGTTCTTACACCGGCAAAACTTTATGATAACTGGCGTTCTTTTACAGGAAATTATAAAGATAGTTTTTTGAATGAAATGTTTAATTATAAAATTATGTTTCATACAGATTTATCAAGAACCAAGGGAGAATCAAAATCAGGTTATGAACTAAGCAGATTTGACTGGTCAAAATTTGATTTAGTTGTGATAGATGAGTCACATAATTTTAGAAATCGGATTGCTAAATATGATGAGAATGATGAATTAATAATGAATAGATATTTTAAACTACTTCATGATGTAATAAAAAGTGGTAAAAATACGAAAGTCCTTTTATTGTCTGCAACTCCAGTAAATAATAGTCTTGTAGATTTAAAAAATCAAATTTCAATTATAACATCAGATCATGATGATGCATTTAGTGAACAAGGTATTTCGAGTGTGGGATATTTACTGAAAAAAGCGACACAAGTTATAAATGATTGGGAAAAAGAAGGAAGTCAGAAAAAAGATGAATTACTGGATAACTTGCCATCAGATTTTTATAAACTGCTAGAAATGATGACAATATCAAGAAGTAGAAAACATATTACAAATTATTACGGAACAAAAAATATAGGTAAATTTCCTCAAAAGAATAAGCCAATTACATATTATCCAGAAATTGATAGTCAAAATCAGTTATTGAATTTTAAAAATACAAATTCTATTTTAGAAGAATTAAATTTATCAGTTTACACACCAACTAAATTTATAAAAAGTGAAAAATTAAATTATTATATCAATAAGTATAAGTTATCAGGAAATCGTGGTGGGAAAATGGATTTTGATACACAGTCGAAAGGTCTTGTATATTTGCATAGAACAAACTTGTTTAAAAGATTGGAAAGTTCAGTTTTTTCATTTTCTGAAACCTTGAAAAGATTGATTGAAAATATTGACCAGACAATAGAAAATTTAAATAAGGGACAGCAGATTGAAGAAAATCTTGATGTGGAAAATGAAGATGAAATCTATATTGAAAGAAGTAAATATGAAATAAAGGTAGAAGATTTGAGAATAAATGCCTATCTTGAGGAGTTGTATAACGATAGAGATATTGTAAAAAGAATATATGATGAAACATTGATTTTATTGAAAGAAGATAGGGATAACAAGATTCATGAATTAGAAAAAATTGTAGGAAATAAAGTTGATAACACACCGTATAATCCAGGAAATAGAAAAATATTGATTTTTACAGCATTTGCCGATACAGCAAACTATATCTATTCTAAGTTGTTAAAAAAATTTGAGAGGAAAAATATTAGCATTGCAAGTGTTACAGGTAAAGGAGTAAAAACTTCAAATAAAAAGGTAAAAGAGGATTTTCACAGTATTTTGAGTGCATTTTCGCCAAAATCTAAACTAAAGATTGAAATTCCTCAAGATGAACAAATAGATATTATAGTTGCAACAGACTGTATTTCAGAAGGACAGAATTTGCAAGATTGTGATACGGTAATAAACTTTGATATTCAATGGAATCCTGTGTCACTTATTCAGAGATTTGGAAGAATAGATAGAATTGGAAGTAAAAATGATAATATACAAATGATTAATTTTTTCCCAAATGCAGATTTGAATGAGTATTTAGATTTGGAGAGAAGAGTTAAAGGGAAAATGACAACATTAAATATAGCTTCTACTGGGGATGAAGATATGCTTAATCCTGAAATGAATGACTTTAATTTTAGAAAAAGACAATTAAAAAAACTGAAAGAAGAAGTAATTGATATAGAGGATACAAATGAAAATATTTCATTGACAGACCTTAATATGAACGAATATCTGTATGAACTTTCAAATTATGTGAATAATCATAAGGAAATAAACAAAATACCAAAAGGAATTTATTCTGTAACCGAAGGTGAACAAAAGGGAGTGTTGTTCTGCTTTAAACATAGTAAAAATGATGCTAAACCTAAAAATGACAGTTCCCTTTATCCTTATTACCTGATTTTCGTGGATAACAATAAAGAAATTTTATTTAAAAACAGTCAGGCAAGGGAAGTTATAAAACTTTTCAGACAGCTATGCTATGAGAAAAATGAAGTTCAGGAAAAAATTTTAAAGGAATTTTTTAAAGATACGAAAAATGCTACTGAAATGGGATTTTATTCAGAATTGCTTAATACTGCGGTAAATAGTATAAAAGGTGAAGAGGAAGAAAAGGCTGTTCAGACAGTGTTTGACTTTTCAGGATTTAATAACAATTTTAAAGATGACACAACAGATGATTTTGAGTTGATATCTTTTCTGGTGGTGGGTTAA
- the mvaD gene encoding diphosphomevalonate decarboxylase — protein sequence MVKVKSYANIAIVKYWGKKNAEKMIPSTSSISLTLNDMFTETEMEFINDSDIKIAVEKEIKSENYKDKYSDMTDLFYLNGELQDSVHTEKISKVVDLFRGNRSQKVKISTTNNMPTAAGLSSSSSGLSAVIKACNELFGKNYTQSELAQISKFGSGSSSRSFFGPVAAWDKDTGEIYEVKTDLKLAMIVLVLNENKKEISSRNGMELCAKTSTYFDEWVKQSEIDFVNMKKYLAENDLEKVGILTEENALRMHKTTETANPPFSYFNEKTYEAMDFVKNLRNNGEKCYFTMDAGPNVKVLCLEDDLEKLAGIFEEKYKIIVSKTVKL from the coding sequence ATGGTAAAAGTCAAATCTTATGCTAATATTGCGATTGTAAAATACTGGGGAAAAAAAAATGCAGAAAAAATGATACCTTCTACAAGCAGCATTTCCCTGACTCTTAACGATATGTTTACAGAAACAGAGATGGAATTTATAAATGATAGCGATATTAAAATTGCAGTTGAAAAAGAAATAAAAAGCGAAAATTATAAAGATAAATATTCAGACATGACAGATTTGTTTTATTTGAATGGAGAATTGCAGGATAGTGTGCATACAGAAAAAATTAGTAAGGTTGTGGATTTGTTTAGGGGAAATAGAAGTCAAAAGGTAAAAATTTCTACAACAAATAATATGCCAACGGCTGCGGGACTTTCTTCCAGTTCAAGCGGTTTATCGGCTGTAATAAAAGCATGTAATGAACTTTTTGGAAAAAACTATACGCAATCTGAACTTGCACAAATTTCAAAATTTGGTTCTGGTTCATCTTCGAGAAGCTTTTTTGGACCTGTTGCGGCTTGGGATAAGGATACTGGAGAAATTTATGAGGTAAAGACAGATTTGAAACTGGCAATGATTGTGCTTGTGCTGAATGAAAATAAAAAGGAAATTTCAAGCCGAAATGGAATGGAGCTTTGCGCCAAAACTTCAACATATTTTGATGAGTGGGTAAAACAATCGGAAATTGACTTTGTAAATATGAAAAAATATCTTGCTGAAAATGATTTAGAAAAAGTAGGAATTTTGACAGAAGAGAATGCTCTTAGAATGCACAAAACAACTGAAACTGCAAATCCACCATTTTCGTATTTTAATGAAAAAACTTACGAAGCAATGGATTTTGTAAAAAATTTGAGAAATAATGGAGAAAAATGCTATTTTACGATGGATGCGGGGCCTAATGTAAAGGTGCTTTGTCTGGAAGATGATTTGGAAAAATTAGCAGGAATTTTTGAAGAAAAGTATAAGATTATTGTGAGTAAGACTGTGAAATTATAA
- the ffh gene encoding signal recognition particle protein, with the protein MFNNLGDRFKDIFKKVSGQGKLTENNMKDALREVRLALLEADVNYSVAKNFVAKIREKALGEQVISGVNPTQQFVKIVNDELVEVLGGSNVSIAKADKNPTIVMLSGLQGAGKTTFSGKLAKHLRSKGEKPFLIGADVYRPAAKKQLKVLGEQVKVPVFTIDESIDPLEIVKQGIEASKTEHATYVIIDTAGRLHIDEQLMHELQDIKDCFNPNEILLVVDGMTGQDAVNVAKEFNEQLDITGVVLTKLDGDTRGGAALSVKEVAGKPIKFISEGEKLDDIAPFHPDRLASRILGMGDVVSLVEKAQEAIDEKEAKKMEEKFRKNQFDFEDFLKQFKMIRKMGSIAGIMKMIPGVDTSMIDMGMAEKEMKKVEAIIFSMTVQERRDPKLLKNGSRKMRIAKGSGVQVNDVNKLIKQFEQMKQMMKMFNSGGIPGFGGGGFMRGRRR; encoded by the coding sequence ATGTTTAATAATTTAGGAGATAGATTTAAAGATATATTTAAAAAAGTCAGTGGACAGGGGAAATTGACTGAGAACAATATGAAAGATGCTTTGAGGGAAGTAAGACTGGCATTGCTTGAAGCGGATGTAAATTACAGTGTGGCTAAAAACTTTGTGGCAAAGATTCGAGAAAAGGCATTGGGAGAACAGGTTATTAGCGGAGTTAATCCTACACAACAATTTGTTAAGATTGTAAATGACGAACTAGTGGAAGTGCTTGGTGGTTCCAATGTTTCGATTGCTAAGGCTGATAAAAATCCTACTATTGTAATGCTTTCTGGACTTCAAGGAGCTGGAAAAACTACGTTTTCTGGAAAATTGGCAAAGCATTTGAGATCAAAAGGGGAAAAGCCATTTTTGATTGGGGCAGATGTTTATAGACCTGCTGCAAAAAAGCAATTGAAGGTGCTGGGAGAGCAAGTGAAAGTTCCTGTATTTACGATTGATGAGAGTATAGATCCGTTGGAAATTGTAAAACAGGGAATTGAAGCTTCAAAGACAGAGCATGCGACTTACGTGATTATTGATACGGCGGGAAGATTGCACATTGACGAACAGCTTATGCATGAATTGCAGGATATAAAGGATTGCTTTAATCCAAATGAAATTTTGCTTGTAGTTGATGGAATGACTGGGCAAGATGCGGTTAATGTGGCAAAAGAGTTTAACGAACAGCTTGATATTACTGGAGTTGTACTTACAAAACTGGACGGAGATACTCGTGGAGGGGCAGCTCTTTCAGTAAAGGAAGTTGCAGGAAAGCCAATTAAATTCATAAGTGAAGGGGAAAAACTGGACGATATTGCACCATTTCATCCTGACAGGCTTGCTTCGCGTATTCTTGGAATGGGAGATGTAGTTTCGCTTGTAGAAAAGGCACAGGAAGCTATTGACGAAAAAGAAGCCAAGAAAATGGAAGAAAAATTTAGAAAGAACCAGTTTGATTTTGAAGATTTTTTAAAGCAGTTTAAAATGATAAGAAAAATGGGATCAATTGCTGGAATTATGAAAATGATACCTGGAGTTGACACTAGCATGATTGACATGGGAATGGCTGAAAAGGAAATGAAAAAAGTTGAAGCAATCATTTTTTCAATGACAGTTCAGGAAAGACGTGATCCGAAACTTCTAAAAAACGGAAGCCGTAAAATGAGAATTGCCAAAGGAAGCGGAGTTCAAGTAAACGACGTAAATAAATTGATAAAACAATTTGAACAAATGAAACAAATGATGAAAATGTTTAATAGCGGCGGTATTCCAGGATTTGGTGGTGGCGGCTTTATGAGAGGCAGAAGAAGATAA
- a CDS encoding DUF4391 domain-containing protein — protein sequence MINMPERYEINQEIKLKNLILKEFKPIEKKKIKEYIKSVTLKYMINDEEIPSVEDEKYNFKVIQYFDFEITDIKKAGFLANLYQESIKSPCILRFYDNSKELYSLALKRLNQNDRNEIVVTDTVMTETFDLSMSGSAKREVERVLDYSKILNRTNKVNFYSEIFIKNYILKNRKYYQKSGNILESLIWYDRNKTINVFENFKNLVMYKEKIKSTIRNSEKVEINKKIREIISELDKY from the coding sequence ATGATAAATATGCCGGAAAGATATGAAATTAATCAGGAAATAAAATTGAAAAATCTTATTCTAAAGGAATTTAAGCCTATTGAAAAAAAGAAAATAAAAGAATATATAAAATCAGTAACATTGAAATATATGATAAATGATGAGGAGATTCCAAGTGTAGAAGATGAAAAATATAATTTTAAGGTAATTCAGTATTTTGATTTTGAAATAACTGATATAAAAAAAGCTGGATTTCTTGCCAATCTATATCAAGAATCAATTAAATCGCCATGTATATTAAGATTTTACGATAATTCAAAAGAGTTGTATTCACTAGCTTTAAAAAGATTAAATCAAAATGATAGAAATGAAATAGTAGTTACAGATACTGTAATGACTGAAACATTTGATTTGTCAATGTCAGGTTCAGCAAAAAGGGAAGTGGAAAGAGTTTTAGACTATTCTAAAATCCTGAATCGAACTAACAAAGTTAATTTTTATTCAGAAATATTTATAAAAAATTACATTTTAAAAAATCGGAAGTATTATCAAAAGTCAGGAAATATTTTAGAAAGTTTAATATGGTATGACAGAAACAAAACGATTAATGTTTTTGAAAATTTTAAAAATCTTGTGATGTACAAGGAAAAAATAAAATCAACTATTAGAAATAGTGAGAAAGTAGAAATTAATAAAAAAATCAGAGAGATAATTTCTGAATTGGATAAATATTAG